The Paenibacillus sp. FSL W8-0426 region AAGGTGGATCTGGACCCCGAAACGGAAGTTGCCATTTTGTTCGGAGGCAAAACCGGGCTTGTTCAACTGCCGCAAATTTTGCTGAATCCCGGCGACGTCTGCCTGGTCCCTGACCCGGGTTATCCGGATTACTGGTCTGGCGTTGCGCTGGCCAAAGCCCGCATGTCCTTCATGCCGCTGCTGGAGTCCAATGCATTCCTGCCCGATTACGAGGCCATTTCTCCCGAGGACCGCGTGCAGGCCAAACTCATGTACCTGAACTATCCGAACAACCCGACTTCGGCAACGGCACCGCTCTCCTTTTACGAAGATACGGTCAAGTTTGCAAGGGAGAATCAAATCGTTGTTGCCAGCGATTTCGCATATGGTGCCATCGGGTTCGATGGCCATCGACCTGTGAGTTTCCTTCAGGCTCCCGGAGCCAAGGAAGTCGGTATCGAATTTTATACGTTGTCCAAAACGTACAACATGGCCGGTTGGCGGGTCGGATTTGCGCTTGGCAATGCGGAGATCATCTCCAGAATCAACCTGCTCCAGGATCACATTTACGTCAGCCTGTTTGGCGGCATTCAGGCAGCGGCTGCGGCGGCACTGACTTCCTCGCAGCAATGCGTAACCGATCTGGTGGCCAGATATGAATCCCGGCGCAACGCGTTTTTCGATGCCCTCGCTTCCATCGGATGGCATGCGTCCGAACCCGGAGGTTCCTTCTTCTCCTGGCTGCCTGTTCCGGAAGGGTTCACCTCCGCCTCCTTCGCGGACCTGTTGTTGAAGGAAGCCAAAGTCGCCGTCGCCCCAGGCATCGGATTCGGCGAGCATGGCGAAGGTTATGTCCGGGCAGGACTGCTCAGCGATGAAGCACGGTTATGCGAAGCGGCTGAGCGAATCGGCAGACTGGGCCTGTTCCGATAAGCAAAACAGGCCTCGGTACCCTTTGCATCTGCCAACTTTCCGTGGTATGTTATTAAAAACGTCTGCTTTATCGTGATGACTGTGATAATGGTCATTTATCCATATGAAATGAAACGTAATGACGGGACCAGTACAAAAGAACAAACCGCGCCCAGAGAGCAAATTTCGCCGGGCTGAAAAAATTTGCCGCGGTTTCTTTTGGAATCCTACCCCCGAACGGCCTGTGAAAGCAGGACAGTGCCTTCTGTTACAAGGCTCGAGCCGGATGATGGGAACATCATCAACAAAGGTGGTACCGCGGAAGATAACTTTCGTCCTTTTGAAATTCAAAGGGACGGGAGTTTTTTTGTTATATCAGCGTGTTCGTTCCGGGCCCATCGCCTGGAATCAACGCATTCAATTCAGTCTAAGGAAGTGAAAGCATGTCCTCACGTATTGTCGTTAAAATCGGCAGCAGTTCCCTTACATCGGATGAAGGTGGACTAAACCGCGATGCCATCGCGTTCTTTGCCCGAGAGATTGCCGCCCTTATGGAACAAGGCCATGAAGTGCTGCTGGTGACTTCCGGGGCGGTCGCTGCCGGATTCCGCGAAATCGGCTATGCCCAGCGCCCGAAGCTTCTGCATGAGAAGCAGGCTGCCGCCGCTGTCGGACAGGCGCTGCTCATGCAGGCATACCAGCAGGCTTTGGCGGCGCACCGCGTCACCCCGGCGCAAATTTTGCTGACCCGTACCGACTTCCACAGCCGCAAACGAATGGGCAATGCGGGCATGACCGTGGAAGAGCTGCTCAAACAGCGGGTTTTGCCCATTTTTAACGAAAATGACACCGTCTCCGTGGACGAGCTCAAATTCGGCGACAATGACCTGTTGTCCGCACTCGTGGCCAATCTCGTTAAAGCACAGCATCTTGTGATCATTACGGACACCAATGGCCTCTACACGGCTGACCCGCGCAAAGATCCGAACGCCTATCGCTATGACCGCATCAGCGAGATTACCGAGGAAATTTATGCATATGCAGGCGGCTCCGGATCATCCGTCGGCACAGGCGGCATGCGTTCGAAGGTGGATGCAGCCAAAGTGGCCACGCGCGGAGGCGTTCCCGTCTTCGTAGGCAGCGTCAAAGAACCCGGCGACATGCAGGATGCGGTAAACGGGACGGGTAAAGGAAC contains the following coding sequences:
- a CDS encoding pyridoxal phosphate-dependent aminotransferase, which codes for MSQKEQIQGRSAFPIPTADIMGQLPTQFFAALVQNVNREIAGGHDVINLGQGNPDTPTPSHIVKTLQQSAENPLYHKYSPFSGYAFLKEAIAQRYKEDYKVDLDPETEVAILFGGKTGLVQLPQILLNPGDVCLVPDPGYPDYWSGVALAKARMSFMPLLESNAFLPDYEAISPEDRVQAKLMYLNYPNNPTSATAPLSFYEDTVKFARENQIVVASDFAYGAIGFDGHRPVSFLQAPGAKEVGIEFYTLSKTYNMAGWRVGFALGNAEIISRINLLQDHIYVSLFGGIQAAAAAALTSSQQCVTDLVARYESRRNAFFDALASIGWHASEPGGSFFSWLPVPEGFTSASFADLLLKEAKVAVAPGIGFGEHGEGYVRAGLLSDEARLCEAAERIGRLGLFR
- the proB gene encoding glutamate 5-kinase, which produces MSSRIVVKIGSSSLTSDEGGLNRDAIAFFAREIAALMEQGHEVLLVTSGAVAAGFREIGYAQRPKLLHEKQAAAAVGQALLMQAYQQALAAHRVTPAQILLTRTDFHSRKRMGNAGMTVEELLKQRVLPIFNENDTVSVDELKFGDNDLLSALVANLVKAQHLVIITDTNGLYTADPRKDPNAYRYDRISEITEEIYAYAGGSGSSVGTGGMRSKVDAAKVATRGGVPVFVGSVKEPGDMQDAVNGTGKGTYFETRLGALSRKKQWLGFMSTPLGTVVVDAGAEEALVHGGHSLLPVGVKRVLGSFHAGDVVEVVGPDDTLLGRGIVNYDDDQLRLIAGLPSGEVIQRLNSIHRLEVIHRDEWITLK